A DNA window from Methylobacterium sp. NMS14P contains the following coding sequences:
- a CDS encoding restriction endonuclease produces the protein MAGSVEIDFAKIDADSFEELCFELLIRLGFNKLTWRQGGADSGRDIDGFKMVSNGLTDDYEEKWHFECKHYAKGVPPAELHSKIAWADALDPDHLVFFVSSYISNPARDFITGIASKKTYRIHVIEGPKLRHIVGRYSDIVDRYFLSASQRLMRDTFNSWVVFGLMPKADVLAELAKEDMTQYGLAEICFLYIAIKLEADAIEELSSPWDFGEMGIRHIIDGANTKKGVLDGVLIVKRNSQVGSSNNFEIFNKYVVASLDFSDNQGEGVALYCFARDSEGEGVEIFLPKNTDPKPVIRYLANGARQAMAVSVELVNKAPRNDN, from the coding sequence ATGGCTGGATCTGTCGAGATCGATTTTGCGAAAATAGATGCTGATAGTTTCGAAGAACTGTGCTTTGAACTGCTGATACGTCTGGGATTTAACAAGCTTACGTGGCGCCAGGGAGGCGCGGATAGCGGGCGAGACATTGATGGTTTTAAGATGGTGTCTAACGGTCTCACGGACGATTACGAAGAAAAATGGCATTTTGAATGCAAGCATTACGCCAAAGGCGTTCCGCCTGCTGAGCTTCACTCAAAGATCGCATGGGCAGATGCCCTAGACCCTGACCATCTCGTTTTTTTTGTATCATCTTACATTTCAAATCCTGCGCGAGACTTTATTACGGGGATCGCTAGTAAGAAGACTTATAGGATCCATGTGATCGAAGGGCCAAAGCTACGGCATATAGTAGGTCGGTATAGTGATATTGTGGATCGTTATTTTCTGAGTGCCTCTCAAAGACTTATGCGGGATACTTTCAACTCATGGGTTGTCTTCGGCTTAATGCCTAAAGCTGATGTTTTGGCGGAGCTTGCAAAAGAAGATATGACGCAATACGGCTTGGCGGAAATCTGCTTTTTATATATTGCGATAAAACTTGAGGCCGATGCCATCGAGGAGTTGTCTTCGCCTTGGGATTTTGGAGAAATGGGTATTAGACATATTATCGACGGAGCAAACACAAAGAAAGGCGTGCTAGACGGCGTGTTGATTGTAAAAAGAAATAGTCAAGTTGGAAGCTCGAATAACTTTGAAATATTCAATAAATACGTTGTGGCTAGTCTCGATTTTTCAGATAATCAAGGAGAAGGCGTTGCCCTGTATTGTTTTGCCAGGGATAGTGAAGGCGAGGGGGTAGAGATATTTCTGCCCAAGAATACTGATCCAAAGCCCGTTATAAGATATTTGGCTAATGGAGCTCGCCAAGCGATGGCGGTGTCGGTCGAACTAGTCAATAAAGCCCCTCGGAACGATAACTGA